The following proteins come from a genomic window of Candidatus Hydrogenedentota bacterium:
- a CDS encoding L-rhamnose/proton symporter RhaT, whose protein sequence is MEPNPASGVLLHAVGGLAAASFYIPYTRVRNWQWESYWLVGGIFSWLIAPLIGVAILAPSGFDALLNAPGGAIFRTYLFGLLWGIGGLTFGLSVRYLGLSLGYAVALGFCAAFGTVIPPLFLGTFMDLIVTSSGLTTLFGVIVCLAGIAVCGRAGIRREREVDLGKKEEGAVEFNLIHGLWVAVFAGVMSACMAFAFAAGKPISDAALASGVSPTFVNLPVLIVSLGGGLTTNLVWCIYLNVRNQSYRDYGNAGDAPILWNYLFSAIAGCTWYLQFFFYGMATTMMGAYDFSSWTIHMAFIIAFSNAWGLLFGEWKGTQRPTRVTLATGIAVLVLSTIVVGVGNYLAG, encoded by the coding sequence ATGGAACCGAATCCAGCATCAGGGGTGTTGTTACACGCCGTGGGCGGACTTGCCGCCGCCAGTTTTTATATCCCGTATACGCGGGTGCGCAACTGGCAATGGGAGTCCTATTGGCTTGTGGGGGGAATCTTCAGTTGGCTCATTGCGCCCCTGATTGGCGTGGCCATCCTGGCGCCTTCCGGCTTTGACGCGCTACTGAATGCGCCGGGCGGAGCGATCTTCCGCACCTATCTCTTTGGCCTCCTGTGGGGCATTGGCGGACTCACCTTCGGCCTGTCCGTGCGCTATCTGGGCCTCTCCCTGGGCTACGCCGTGGCGCTGGGTTTCTGCGCCGCCTTCGGTACGGTCATCCCACCTCTTTTTCTCGGCACCTTCATGGATCTCATCGTCACCTCGTCCGGGCTCACCACCCTCTTCGGTGTGATCGTCTGCCTGGCGGGTATTGCCGTCTGCGGCCGAGCCGGCATCCGCCGCGAACGTGAAGTGGACCTGGGCAAGAAGGAAGAAGGCGCCGTCGAGTTTAATCTGATCCATGGCCTCTGGGTGGCGGTGTTCGCCGGTGTCATGAGCGCCTGCATGGCCTTTGCCTTCGCTGCGGGCAAACCCATTTCCGATGCCGCTTTGGCTTCGGGCGTCTCCCCCACCTTCGTCAACCTGCCCGTGCTCATTGTGTCCCTCGGCGGCGGCCTCACCACGAATCTGGTGTGGTGCATCTACCTGAATGTTCGCAACCAGAGTTACCGCGACTACGGAAATGCCGGAGACGCACCGATTCTGTGGAACTACCTTTTCTCCGCCATCGCAGGTTGCACCTGGTATCTACAGTTCTTCTTCTATGGCATGGCGACCACGATGATGGGCGCCTACGACTTTTCAAGCTGGACCATCCACATGGCCTTTATCATTGCCTTCAGCAATGCCTGGGGCCTCCTCTTTGGCGAGTGGAAGGGCACCCAGCGGCCGACCCGGGTCACTCTGGCGACGGGTATCGCCGTGCTGGTGCTGTCCACCATCGTGGTCGGCGTGGGCAACTATCTGGCCGGCTGA
- a CDS encoding DUF1016 family protein gives MGKRKPPGPTTQPDALFDRIVTILEEARRNIVRAVNTGMVTAYWLIGREIVNELQGGAERAEYGQQVIDTLSERLTKRYGKGFSTTNLKYFRLFYQAYPDRMARIRHPTGDELAIDARLSHPGRELAPAGIRYPSGTKSGSGFLPELSWSHYRALMRVDDPAARDFYEREAAECGWSKVQLERQIHTAYYQRIVAHRGTVGTDSKNRERLPGEPLNAADVLKSPYVLEFLGLPDKPELHESDVEQAIIDNLQSFLLELGKGFAFVARQRRIRFDGEDFYIDLVFYNYILKCFLLIDLKNGKLTHRDVGQMDGYVRLFEDRFKTPGDNPTIGLILCSDKSEAVAKYSVLSEGRHLFASQYLQFLPSEEELRLELQRERKQIERALEERAKYYA, from the coding sequence ATGGGCAAGCGAAAACCACCCGGCCCGACGACACAACCCGATGCCCTATTCGACCGCATCGTCACGATCCTCGAAGAGGCGCGGAGAAACATCGTCCGGGCGGTCAACACAGGCATGGTCACCGCCTATTGGCTCATCGGGCGGGAGATCGTGAACGAACTCCAGGGCGGCGCCGAGCGCGCGGAGTACGGCCAGCAGGTCATAGATACCCTCTCGGAACGCCTGACGAAGCGCTATGGGAAGGGCTTCTCCACCACAAATCTGAAATATTTTCGCCTGTTCTACCAGGCCTACCCGGACCGGATGGCTAGAATTCGTCACCCGACGGGTGACGAATTGGCCATTGATGCAAGACTCTCCCATCCGGGGAGGGAATTGGCTCCCGCTGGAATTCGGTACCCGTCGGGTACTAAATCCGGCAGCGGTTTTCTACCGGAACTCTCCTGGTCCCACTACCGCGCCCTGATGCGCGTGGACGACCCCGCCGCGCGCGACTTCTACGAGCGCGAAGCCGCCGAATGCGGCTGGAGCAAGGTCCAGCTCGAGCGCCAGATCCACACCGCCTACTACCAGCGCATCGTCGCCCATCGCGGCACGGTGGGAACGGACTCCAAGAATCGCGAACGCCTCCCCGGCGAACCCCTCAACGCCGCCGACGTGCTGAAGTCCCCCTATGTCCTCGAATTCCTCGGCCTGCCCGACAAACCGGAACTCCACGAGAGCGATGTCGAACAGGCTATCATCGACAACCTCCAATCCTTTCTCTTGGAGTTGGGCAAAGGCTTCGCCTTCGTCGCGCGCCAGCGTCGCATCCGATTCGACGGCGAGGATTTCTACATCGACCTCGTGTTTTACAATTATATCCTCAAGTGCTTTCTACTCATCGACCTGAAGAACGGCAAACTGACCCACCGCGATGTGGGGCAGATGGACGGCTACGTGCGCCTCTTCGAGGATCGCTTCAAGACGCCCGGAGACAACCCGACCATCGGCCTCATCCTATGCTCCGACAAGAGCGAGGCCGTGGCAAAATACTCCGTGCTGAGCGAAGGCCGCCACCTCTTTGCTTCGCAGTATTTGCAATTTCTCCCCAGCGAAGAAGAACTGCGCCTCGAGCTTCAGCGCGAGCGCAAACAGATCGAGCGGGCCTTAGAAGAACGGGCGAAGTACTACGCGTAA
- a CDS encoding glycoside hydrolase family 78 protein has translation MRLATILFLGILTCFGAVSAPLSVDSLRCEYLNDPLGIDVPAPRLSWVLSSAARGAHQSAWQVLVASTPDLLARDQGDLWDSGKVPTDQSNQVSYGGKALHTGQRCHWKVRAWNGADEVSPWSAPAFWSMGLLNEADWKGSWIGMKAGAQAPTLQAEALKHANWIWYPGDEPVVSPPPGERYFRANFQVPDPAAIESVNAWFTADNRAELYLNGEAAASIETYNEVRAVDLTGRVRAGENVVAIAARNNGAAPNPAGLLAAVEVRFKDGTILVKGTDATWRSSAQTEEGWMSPGFADSAWKAAHVLGPLGCEPWPGVGFSDKRRLAARMLRKDFAVDARPIRATAYVSGLGLFALHINGQRIGDEVLAPGLTEYNKRAFYRTFDVTDQLQDGANAVGVVLGNGRYFAPRGLVPTRTTTYGLPSLRFQLELNYADGRVEHIVSDKTWKVTDQGPILANNEYDGEHYDARREMSGWSASGFDASTWSPVDAMAAPGGVLSAQMAEPIRVTGKVSPKIISQPKPGMYVFDMGQNMVGWCRLKVKGPAGSTVKLRFAETLKEDGTLYLANIRGAEVTDVYTLKGDGVESWAPEFTYHGFRYVEMTGYPGEPSLDALEGELVNDDMAPSGAFTCSNPLLNQIYKNIEWGVRGNYRSVPTDCPQRDERQGWLGDRSAECTGESYLYDVAAFYAKWTTDIADAQRDDGSVSDVCPSYWPMYNDNVTWPSTLLMAPHMLLTQYGDTRSIEAHYDGMRRWIAHMEQYIQDGLMPKDNYGDWCVPPEEEHLIHSNDESRKTSGEVLGTTYFIYDLKLMAKYATMLGHGDDAARYTAQAKAMTEAFNKKYWNAEKGYYANGSQTAQVLPLYFGIAPAEAEGPAFDHLVNKIMVEGKGHIGTGLVGGQWLMRTLSDRGRADVAYTIATQTDYPSWGYMIGQGATTIWELWNGNTADPAMNSHNHVMLVGDLCIWFHEYLAGIRPDPEAPGFKHILMKPHVVGDLTHVSATHRSLYGDIKSAWKVADGALVWEVTIPPNTTATVSVPVKDGGVVSEGQVRAESAEGVKLLAAESGYIRYEAGAGTYRFSTAW, from the coding sequence ATGCGCCTCGCTACCATCCTGTTTCTGGGAATCCTGACCTGTTTCGGGGCCGTTTCCGCGCCCCTTTCCGTGGATTCGCTTCGTTGCGAATATCTTAACGACCCGTTGGGGATCGACGTGCCCGCGCCACGCCTGAGCTGGGTACTTTCCTCTGCAGCGCGGGGCGCGCACCAGTCGGCCTGGCAGGTGCTCGTGGCGTCCACGCCGGATCTGCTTGCACGGGATCAGGGCGACCTGTGGGACTCGGGCAAGGTGCCCACGGACCAGTCCAATCAAGTGTCCTATGGCGGAAAGGCGTTGCACACCGGACAGCGGTGCCACTGGAAAGTACGGGCGTGGAACGGGGCGGATGAAGTCTCCCCCTGGAGCGCGCCGGCTTTCTGGTCCATGGGTCTCCTCAACGAAGCAGACTGGAAGGGCTCCTGGATCGGGATGAAGGCGGGCGCACAAGCGCCGACGCTTCAGGCCGAGGCCCTTAAACACGCCAACTGGATCTGGTACCCCGGCGACGAGCCCGTGGTGTCGCCGCCACCCGGCGAACGCTACTTTCGCGCGAACTTTCAGGTGCCGGATCCCGCCGCGATTGAATCGGTAAACGCCTGGTTCACGGCGGATAACCGCGCGGAGCTTTATCTGAACGGTGAGGCCGCGGCGTCCATCGAGACCTACAACGAAGTGCGTGCCGTGGACCTGACGGGCCGCGTGCGGGCTGGTGAGAATGTTGTCGCCATCGCCGCCCGAAACAACGGTGCCGCGCCCAATCCAGCGGGACTGCTTGCGGCGGTCGAAGTCCGTTTCAAGGACGGCACAATCCTCGTGAAGGGCACCGACGCCACCTGGCGAAGTTCCGCGCAGACGGAGGAGGGCTGGATGTCGCCGGGCTTCGCCGACAGCGCCTGGAAGGCGGCGCACGTGCTCGGGCCCCTGGGTTGCGAACCCTGGCCCGGTGTCGGTTTCTCCGACAAGCGGCGCCTGGCGGCGCGTATGCTGCGCAAGGATTTCGCAGTGGATGCGCGTCCGATTCGCGCCACGGCCTATGTGTCCGGGCTGGGTCTCTTTGCGCTCCATATCAACGGGCAACGCATCGGCGATGAAGTGCTGGCGCCGGGCCTGACGGAGTACAACAAGCGCGCGTTCTACCGTACCTTCGACGTGACGGACCAGTTGCAAGATGGCGCCAACGCCGTGGGCGTTGTGTTGGGCAATGGGCGTTACTTCGCGCCGCGTGGCCTGGTGCCCACGCGCACGACAACCTACGGGCTGCCCTCGCTGCGTTTTCAGCTTGAACTAAACTATGCCGATGGCAGGGTCGAGCACATCGTGTCGGACAAGACGTGGAAGGTAACGGATCAGGGACCGATTCTGGCCAATAACGAATACGACGGTGAGCACTATGACGCGCGCCGGGAGATGTCGGGCTGGAGCGCGTCGGGCTTTGATGCGAGTACGTGGTCGCCGGTGGATGCGATGGCGGCGCCTGGCGGTGTGTTGTCGGCCCAGATGGCCGAGCCCATCCGCGTGACCGGCAAGGTGTCCCCGAAAATCATCAGCCAGCCGAAACCGGGCATGTACGTTTTCGACATGGGACAGAATATGGTGGGCTGGTGTCGCCTGAAGGTGAAAGGACCCGCCGGCAGCACCGTCAAACTGCGCTTTGCCGAAACCCTGAAGGAGGATGGCACACTCTATCTGGCCAATATCCGGGGCGCCGAAGTGACCGACGTGTACACGCTCAAGGGTGACGGCGTGGAATCCTGGGCGCCCGAGTTCACCTACCATGGCTTTCGCTACGTGGAAATGACGGGCTACCCCGGCGAGCCTTCGCTGGACGCGCTCGAAGGGGAACTGGTCAACGACGACATGGCGCCATCGGGCGCCTTTACCTGCTCGAATCCCCTGCTGAACCAGATCTACAAAAACATCGAGTGGGGCGTTCGGGGCAACTACCGCAGCGTGCCCACAGACTGTCCCCAGCGCGACGAGCGCCAGGGCTGGCTGGGCGATCGATCCGCGGAATGTACGGGCGAAAGCTATCTCTACGACGTGGCCGCGTTCTACGCCAAGTGGACGACCGACATCGCAGACGCGCAGCGGGACGACGGCAGCGTATCGGATGTATGCCCGTCTTACTGGCCGATGTACAACGACAACGTCACGTGGCCCAGTACCCTCCTTATGGCGCCCCACATGCTCCTGACCCAGTATGGCGACACGCGGAGCATTGAAGCGCACTACGACGGCATGCGGCGATGGATTGCCCACATGGAGCAATACATTCAGGATGGCCTTATGCCGAAAGACAACTACGGCGACTGGTGCGTGCCACCGGAGGAAGAGCACCTGATTCACTCGAACGATGAGTCGCGCAAGACTTCGGGCGAGGTGCTGGGCACGACCTACTTCATCTACGACCTGAAGCTCATGGCGAAATACGCCACCATGCTCGGCCACGGGGATGACGCTGCGCGTTACACGGCCCAGGCCAAGGCCATGACGGAGGCCTTCAACAAGAAATACTGGAACGCGGAAAAGGGTTACTACGCGAACGGCTCCCAGACCGCCCAGGTACTGCCCCTGTATTTCGGCATCGCTCCGGCGGAGGCGGAGGGACCGGCCTTTGACCATCTGGTGAACAAGATCATGGTTGAGGGCAAGGGCCACATCGGCACCGGGCTCGTGGGCGGTCAGTGGCTCATGCGCACCCTCTCCGATCGCGGTCGCGCGGACGTGGCCTACACGATCGCGACGCAGACGGACTACCCGAGCTGGGGCTACATGATCGGCCAGGGCGCCACCACCATTTGGGAGTTGTGGAATGGCAATACGGCCGACCCCGCCATGAACTCCCACAACCATGTGATGCTCGTGGGCGACCTGTGCATCTGGTTTCACGAGTATCTTGCGGGGATCCGCCCCGATCCGGAAGCGCCCGGCTTCAAGCACATCCTCATGAAGCCCCACGTGGTGGGCGACCTGACCCACGTCTCCGCCACCCACCGATCCCTTTATGGCGACATAAAAAGCGCGTGGAAAGTGGCCGATGGCGCACTCGTGTGGGAAGTGACCATCCCGCCCAACACGACCGCCACGGTAAGTGTACCGGTGAAGGATGGTGGGGTGGTCAGCGAAGGCCAGGTTCGTGCGGAGTCGGCCGAGGGGGTGAAACTGCTGGCTGCGGAGAGCGGCTATATCCGCTACGAAGCTGGCGCGGGTACCTACCGGTTCAGCACCGCGTGGTGA
- a CDS encoding DUF5009 domain-containing protein: MFLLMAEVLRFGSVAEAFPESGFWAFLHQQQSHVKWVGCSLHDLIQPSFSFIVGVALPFSIAARMGKGQSRTRLSLHAFWRALLLILLGVFLRSTGQEMTKWTFEDTLSQIGLGYGFLFLIGFGSMRVQWGALATILVGYWLAFALYPLPGADFDWASIGITAAYEHNLTGFAAHWNLNTNFAWAFDTWFLNLFPRETPFLFNRGGYSTLSFIPTLGTMILGLIAGEVLRSDRTPKQKVQWLAIAGVACLFSGWLLGALGICPVVKKIWTPSWVLFSGGWCILLLAAFYAIIDMANVKGWIFPLKVIGMNSIAAYFITETLRGFVGNNLKTHLGQNFFAFAGAGYEPLMHGIAILLVMWLMLFWMYRRKIFLRI; the protein is encoded by the coding sequence ATGTTTCTGCTCATGGCCGAAGTACTCCGATTCGGTAGTGTCGCCGAGGCTTTTCCTGAAAGCGGATTCTGGGCTTTTCTTCACCAGCAACAGAGTCACGTCAAGTGGGTCGGCTGCAGCCTCCACGACCTCATCCAGCCCTCGTTCTCTTTCATCGTGGGCGTGGCCCTGCCCTTTTCCATCGCCGCCCGCATGGGAAAGGGACAATCTCGAACGCGCCTCTCTCTCCACGCCTTCTGGCGCGCTCTGCTCCTGATACTTCTGGGCGTCTTCCTGCGTTCGACGGGCCAGGAAATGACCAAGTGGACCTTTGAGGACACCCTTTCTCAGATTGGTCTCGGCTACGGTTTTCTGTTCCTCATTGGATTCGGATCCATGCGCGTCCAATGGGGCGCCCTGGCGACGATCCTCGTGGGCTACTGGCTTGCCTTCGCGCTCTATCCCCTGCCGGGCGCCGACTTCGACTGGGCGAGCATCGGCATTACCGCCGCGTACGAGCACAACCTGACGGGCTTCGCCGCGCACTGGAACCTCAACACCAATTTCGCCTGGGCCTTCGACACCTGGTTCCTCAATCTCTTCCCGCGCGAGACGCCCTTTCTCTTCAACCGGGGCGGCTACTCCACCCTCAGTTTCATTCCCACGCTGGGCACCATGATTCTCGGGCTCATCGCCGGCGAAGTACTCCGGAGCGACAGAACGCCAAAACAAAAAGTTCAGTGGCTCGCCATCGCCGGCGTGGCCTGCCTCTTTTCCGGATGGCTTCTGGGCGCGCTGGGCATCTGCCCCGTGGTCAAGAAGATCTGGACGCCGAGCTGGGTGCTCTTCAGCGGCGGCTGGTGCATTCTGCTGCTCGCGGCCTTCTACGCGATCATCGACATGGCGAATGTAAAGGGCTGGATCTTCCCACTCAAAGTCATCGGCATGAACTCTATCGCCGCCTACTTCATCACCGAGACCTTGCGCGGCTTCGTTGGCAACAATCTCAAGACGCATCTTGGCCAGAATTTCTTTGCCTTTGCCGGCGCGGGCTACGAACCGCTGATGCACGGCATCGCGATACTTCTGGTGATGTGGTTGATGCTCTTCTGGATGTATCGCCGGAAGATCTTCCTGCGGATCTAG
- a CDS encoding SPOR domain-containing protein, with product MPRHSSYRSNHGLEPVGNDWSSSQLIIGIAVAIGFGVICFAAGYVIALNDNPLEPVASNAPVEPMPAPAPAGATEAPAPAPAPASPQTPPPAPAATNTTAPSAVPGPNAAASAAAPAAAPGPTAAAIKAPENTPAPEKPSDTVVRTGLRSTPVNALPEPGGPTPMVRTPVDMNKAPTPKIEPVEPDEMAAVPGITPPATVQAPTTVAKNTTAATPPSGTTPEIIPPTGRPETTAPPKEKEPEKPMKTAEAVTPPKTQAAPPKTPAPAEKPAAPTATKGSFGIQVASFDGPQRSTQAKEFQRSLKAKAQQNAEIIVAADGTYHKVVVSGFDTREEAKAACEKMKSKPGLEGAWVVRLP from the coding sequence ATGCCCAGGCATAGTTCATATCGATCCAATCATGGTCTGGAACCCGTCGGCAACGACTGGAGTTCAAGCCAGCTTATAATCGGCATCGCCGTGGCCATTGGCTTCGGGGTAATCTGTTTTGCCGCGGGGTACGTCATAGCCCTGAACGACAATCCGCTGGAACCGGTGGCTTCGAACGCACCGGTGGAGCCTATGCCCGCGCCTGCCCCGGCGGGCGCGACCGAAGCCCCCGCGCCCGCGCCCGCGCCTGCCTCACCGCAGACGCCGCCCCCCGCACCGGCCGCCACGAACACGACGGCGCCCTCGGCGGTTCCCGGCCCGAATGCGGCAGCCTCCGCAGCGGCACCGGCAGCGGCGCCCGGCCCGACCGCGGCGGCGATCAAGGCCCCGGAAAATACCCCGGCCCCCGAGAAGCCGTCGGACACCGTGGTCCGCACCGGTTTGCGTTCCACGCCGGTCAATGCCCTGCCCGAACCGGGAGGTCCCACCCCCATGGTTCGTACGCCGGTCGACATGAACAAGGCCCCCACGCCCAAAATCGAGCCCGTAGAGCCTGACGAAATGGCCGCCGTCCCCGGTATTACGCCGCCCGCCACGGTACAGGCGCCGACCACCGTAGCCAAGAACACGACGGCGGCAACCCCGCCCTCGGGAACGACTCCGGAGATTATCCCGCCCACAGGCAGGCCCGAGACCACGGCTCCCCCGAAAGAAAAGGAACCGGAGAAGCCCATGAAAACGGCGGAAGCCGTCACACCGCCGAAAACGCAGGCGGCGCCGCCGAAGACGCCCGCCCCTGCGGAGAAGCCCGCGGCGCCCACCGCGACTAAAGGATCCTTCGGAATTCAGGTTGCCTCGTTCGATGGCCCCCAGCGCAGCACCCAGGCCAAAGAATTCCAGCGCAGCCTGAAAGCCAAAGCACAGCAGAACGCCGAAATCATCGTGGCGGCCGACGGCACCTACCATAAAGTGGTCGTGTCCGGCTTCGATACCCGCGAGGAAGCCAAGGCGGCCTGCGAAAAAATGAAGAGCAAGCCCGGACTGGAGGGCGCGTGGGTCGTGCGCCTGCCCTGA
- a CDS encoding lysophospholipid acyltransferase family protein — translation MKLPELNYTSPNTFTRKQKLQLAVLPPVIVGLLRAILFTCPRETRDQHFLDDTVATHGHAIIALWHEATAYALYKHSGSNFHAASSYSFDGELAARLTHQFNVECVRGSSSRGGAEVLRELEKALKLVGCVGLTMDGPRGPRRQAQPGLAILSARSGIPVVPIAFAIGKSWRLRTWDRMAVPKPFARLVYGYAPPIAPAESTEREAIEAKRLEIQESLNRLHERLEEEVGDVQSV, via the coding sequence GTGAAGCTGCCGGAACTGAACTACACTTCCCCCAACACCTTCACCCGCAAGCAAAAGCTTCAGCTTGCCGTTTTGCCGCCAGTCATTGTTGGCCTTCTTCGCGCGATCCTGTTCACCTGCCCCCGTGAAACCCGCGATCAGCATTTTCTTGACGACACCGTAGCCACCCACGGCCACGCCATAATCGCACTCTGGCACGAAGCCACGGCCTACGCCCTCTACAAGCACTCGGGCTCCAATTTTCATGCCGCCTCCAGCTACAGCTTTGACGGCGAACTTGCCGCCCGCCTCACCCATCAGTTCAACGTGGAGTGCGTCCGCGGATCCAGTTCGCGCGGTGGCGCGGAAGTCCTGAGGGAGCTGGAGAAAGCCCTGAAGCTCGTCGGATGCGTCGGTCTGACCATGGACGGTCCCCGAGGCCCCCGGCGCCAGGCCCAGCCGGGGCTGGCAATTCTGTCCGCGCGCTCGGGCATTCCCGTAGTCCCCATCGCCTTCGCGATTGGCAAGAGCTGGCGCCTGCGCACCTGGGACCGCATGGCCGTGCCCAAGCCCTTCGCCCGTCTCGTCTACGGCTATGCGCCGCCCATCGCGCCAGCCGAAAGCACCGAACGCGAGGCCATCGAGGCGAAGCGCCTGGAGATCCAGGAGAGTCTGAACCGGCTCCACGAGCGTCTGGAAGAAGAAGTCGGCGACGTGCAGTCCGTTTAG
- a CDS encoding 2-dehydropantoate 2-reductase, with protein sequence MMKVAVVGPGALGCLFAARLVQGGVKTHLVDYDLKRAERLSKSGITVERQEESVTVHPTIATKIPAGQDLILVLTKSHSTGDLKLPPESPVLTLQNGLGNVEMLCALVGSARVLAGTTAEAATLLGEGRTRHVAAGITRLGSWTSCATGAAREALAVAGFEVAVTESPGQLLWEKLAISAAINPLTAILNVNNGQLLHNKETRQLMRDLVVEAVKVAATEGYRFEHSLVEIAESMCEATSENVSSMLQDIRAGKRTEIEAISGEVLRRAQIASLPTPRTRVIYQLVRGLERR encoded by the coding sequence ATGATGAAGGTTGCCGTGGTTGGCCCAGGTGCGCTGGGGTGCCTATTTGCGGCGCGGCTCGTTCAGGGCGGCGTAAAAACCCACTTGGTGGACTACGATCTGAAGCGGGCGGAGCGACTCTCCAAAAGCGGGATCACGGTTGAGCGCCAGGAGGAGTCCGTCACGGTCCACCCGACCATCGCCACCAAGATTCCCGCGGGCCAGGATCTGATCCTGGTCCTCACGAAGTCCCACAGCACCGGCGACCTGAAATTACCGCCGGAATCCCCCGTGCTCACCCTCCAGAACGGGCTCGGCAACGTGGAAATGCTCTGCGCCCTCGTGGGAAGCGCCCGAGTACTCGCCGGCACCACCGCGGAGGCCGCCACCCTGCTGGGTGAAGGCCGCACCCGCCATGTCGCCGCCGGAATCACGCGACTCGGGTCCTGGACCTCCTGCGCCACCGGTGCGGCCCGGGAAGCCCTCGCGGTGGCCGGTTTCGAAGTTGCCGTGACGGAATCGCCGGGCCAGCTCCTTTGGGAAAAGCTCGCCATCAGCGCCGCCATCAATCCGCTCACGGCCATTCTCAACGTGAACAACGGCCAGCTCCTCCACAACAAGGAAACGCGCCAGCTCATGCGCGACCTCGTCGTGGAGGCCGTGAAAGTCGCCGCCACCGAAGGGTACCGCTTCGAGCACAGCCTGGTTGAAATCGCCGAGTCCATGTGCGAGGCCACGAGCGAAAATGTGTCCAGCATGCTGCAGGACATTCGCGCCGGCAAACGCACCGAGATTGAGGCGATCAGCGGGGAAGTCTTGCGCCGTGCGCAGATCGCCTCGCTCCCCACGCCCCGCACCCGAGTAATTTACCAGCTCGTCCGGGGGCTTGAGCGTCGGTGA
- a CDS encoding L-fucose/L-arabinose isomerase family protein — MKIGLYGIGLDTYWAQFEGLFERLQGYQRGIAERLTSADSELDVVNTGVVDNPDRAREVGDMLAREGVEIILLYVSTYALSSTVLPVVQRAKVPVLVLNLQPVRAIDYASFNALGDRGKMTGEWLAHCQACSAPEIASVFNRAGIDYHLVTGTLDDPEAWTEILDWVAAAKVASRLRNARVGVLGHYYCGMLDVYSDMTQLAVDFGVHFELLEMCELRRHREAADGAAIQSKLDQFQRDFDVEPACNAVELERAARTSVALDALVMHNRLDAMAYYYEGQPANEYENIVTSVIAGNTLLTMHGVPVAGECEIKNALAMKIMDLFGTGGSFSEFYAMDFDDDIVLLGHDGPAHPAIAEGRVALVPLPVYHGKPGTGLSIQMTVKHGPVTLLSIVQGRGGSARLLIAEGESVPGPVLQIGNTNSRYRFSLGAKAFVNAWAEQGPAHHMAIGTGHIAPRLKKLAGLLNLDCHQVC; from the coding sequence ATGAAAATTGGATTGTACGGAATTGGTCTGGACACCTACTGGGCCCAGTTTGAAGGGCTCTTTGAGCGACTCCAGGGCTATCAGCGCGGCATCGCCGAGCGCCTGACGAGCGCGGACTCCGAACTCGATGTCGTGAATACCGGCGTAGTGGATAATCCCGATCGGGCCCGCGAGGTGGGCGACATGCTCGCCCGCGAAGGCGTGGAAATCATCCTCCTCTACGTCTCCACCTATGCCCTCAGTTCCACGGTGCTGCCTGTGGTGCAGCGCGCGAAAGTGCCGGTCCTGGTGCTGAATCTGCAGCCCGTGCGCGCTATCGACTATGCGTCCTTCAACGCCCTGGGTGATCGCGGCAAAATGACGGGCGAGTGGCTCGCCCACTGCCAGGCCTGCTCCGCGCCGGAGATCGCCTCGGTCTTCAACCGGGCCGGCATCGACTACCACCTGGTGACCGGCACCCTCGACGATCCGGAAGCGTGGACGGAAATCCTGGACTGGGTCGCCGCGGCGAAAGTCGCCTCACGACTGCGTAATGCGCGCGTGGGCGTGCTGGGCCATTATTACTGCGGCATGCTCGATGTTTACTCCGACATGACCCAGTTGGCCGTGGACTTTGGCGTTCACTTCGAACTGCTGGAGATGTGCGAACTGCGACGCCACCGTGAAGCGGCGGACGGCGCGGCGATTCAAAGCAAGCTGGATCAGTTCCAGCGGGATTTTGATGTGGAGCCCGCGTGCAACGCCGTAGAACTGGAGCGGGCGGCCCGGACCTCCGTGGCGCTCGACGCCCTCGTCATGCACAATCGCCTCGACGCCATGGCCTACTACTACGAAGGCCAACCGGCGAACGAGTACGAGAACATCGTCACCTCCGTCATTGCGGGCAATACGCTCCTGACCATGCACGGCGTGCCCGTGGCCGGCGAGTGCGAAATCAAGAACGCCCTCGCCATGAAGATCATGGACCTCTTTGGCACCGGCGGCAGCTTCTCCGAATTCTACGCCATGGACTTCGACGATGATATCGTCCTGCTCGGCCACGACGGCCCGGCCCACCCCGCCATCGCCGAGGGCCGCGTTGCCCTGGTGCCCCTGCCGGTGTATCACGGCAAGCCCGGGACGGGCCTGTCCATCCAGATGACGGTGAAACATGGCCCCGTGACGCTACTCTCTATTGTGCAGGGTCGGGGCGGAAGCGCGCGGCTGCTGATCGCCGAGGGCGAAAGCGTGCCCGGCCCCGTGCTGCAGATTGGCAACACCAACAGCCGCTACCGATTCAGCCTGGGCGCGAAAGCCTTCGTGAATGCCTGGGCGGAGCAGGGTCCGGCCCACCACATGGCCATCGGGACGGGACACATCGCCCCACGGCTGAAAAAACTCGCGGGACTCCTGAATCTGGACTGCCACCAGGTCTGCTGA